DNA from Sphingomonas psychrotolerans:
ACAGCAATATTCGAACGGCGCGTTGAACCTGATGCGGCTGGAGGCCGGGCTCGCCACGCGCCAGGGCGACCTCGGCGCGGCAGCGGCCTTGTTGAGCAAAGTAGTGGCGGAGCGCCGCGCGCGCGCCGGGCGATCGACTGCGCTGGCCGTTGACCTGTTGCGCTACGCCAGGCTGCTCAACCTGCAGGGGCAGCCCCGCAAAGCTCTCCAACTGCTCGATGAAGCGCTGCCGATTTCCGCCGAACATATCGGGCCAGAAACTCCCGCGACCCTGCTTATCGAGCTTGCCCGCGCCGATGCGCTCTCAGATCTCGGCCGAGTGGAGAATGCCGAACGGCTCCTTGCCGCCGTATTAACGCGGCTTGAGGCGCAGCAGCCGATCGATACGACGCATGCAGTGAGCCTGCTGACCCGCGCTCGCCTGGCGCTGGTCCGTCGGAATGTGGCGGGCGCGCGCGCTGCCATGCTGGGGGCCAGGTCGCGGTTCGCCCAGCTTGGTGCCGCGGCGTCCGTTTATCACCAGGACATGAAGGCAATGGACGATCGTCTCAGCCGCGCAGTCCGGACACGCTGACGCGCCATCCTTCGAACATGGGATGCTGCGCCGAAGCAGGCAATTTACGCGTGGCTCAGGTCTGATTCGGCACTGTCCGTGTTCAGCGCGGGAGACTTGATGTCGTACGGAATGCCGCGGGGCTGGCACTGCTCACCCAAACTCTGCCCGCCGGCCAGCGCGCCGAGCCGCTGATCGGCAAACTGCCAACCGGACTGCGAACGCCCGCCCCCACTCGCAAACCGCCGATCGTCTCCGGGCCGCAGGAGCTGAGCGAGGCGGAACTGAAGTGGCGAAATCTGGTGGAGAAATGCAATCGGGCGGGTGCGCGGTGGCAAGTCGCGGTCAAGGGTGTCCGCCTCAGTGCCGGCGGCACCGACGTGGCGAAATCTACGGCAATATCTGGCTTTCGGCGAGCTTCGCTTCGTCGGATAGCTTTCGCCAGTCGGCTGCGGCTGCGCGGATGGAACCGGCAGACGATCTGGAGCACCGAAGAGCCCGTCATCCTCGGCAAATATCCGCAGACGGCGCTGTCAACGATCACGATCCCCGGGGTTTATCTCAAGCGCCAGATGATCGTTAAGGTTCATTTCGACCTGAAGGACAAGGACAGCCCCGGGGCGGACGAATATTTTCTCCTTCCTGGAAACACGGTCCACATCGGCCACGCCAATCATCACGCGTTTTCCTTCACGCCGCCGACATGTGAGGAGCAGCCAGAGTTCGAGCGGATCAGTCAGGTGAGCCTCACCGGTCGCGCGCCGGGCACTGCCCGCGGAAATTATGTCGCGATGGACGTCCGCGTAACCTGCTCGCGCCAAATCGAATGATCCCGGCACGTCTTCACGGATTTCGGGAGAGCCGCGCAAATGGCAGCTCCCGGAGGTCGACTGGCCTGTCGCAATGACCGCACTGGTCATGTGCCGGCGAACGCGGAGCACATCGAAAAATTGGTTCTACATCACAGTGGTGCTGGGGCACCGCATTGGTGTCCAGATGTAATAGCTAGGATACGGAGAGCGCGATGATTTGGGTGTTTTTGCTTGGGATTCAAACTGCTCCTCGGTTTTCGATGCAGTCGCCGCTGTGCCAAAGAGCCATCGGGTCTTGATGGAAGACGACAAGATTCGAGTCGTGCGGATTGAGGTGGCGCCCGGCGCGATTGAGCCGATACACGATCACCGCGGGCCAAGCGTGATGTATTTCGAACAGCCCCAGCCGATTACCTACATTGCCTACAAGCTGGTTGACGGCAGGCCGGTTGAAACGAAGCGCATCGACGCACCTGCGTTTGAGGTCACCCAGACCGTAAGAGGTGAGCCGGAGGCCCGCATGCCGTCTTGAACCGCGGATCAGCGCCGTTTCTCGCTGTGAGAATTGAGTTCAAAGGTGGAGTTCCACCCAAGACCAATAGCGCGGCTCCATAACTTCGGTCATTCATGCCGCATCCATGAAATGCGTTTCTTAGAACTAGGGAAGCGGATGCCAGAAGCGGCCGACTGCTAACGCCCCAACACTGGACATCATATGTATCGCGGACGAAGTATCCTTGTGGCTAGACAAGGAGGTGTGACTGCCCTGTTGCTGATCCTCACATCCACATTCAAGATCAGTCAAATCGGTTTCATGGTCTTTGTTGGGGTCGCCTTTCGGCTCGCCCGGAAGGGCGCAAAGGCGCGAACGCGATCACGATAGTCAAGGTGTAGTGAACGTCCTCTACTGGTGATTTGCGGACGAGCAGCTTTTACGAGCAAAGAGGACGATAGCCGCCGTTCTGGATCGGGCCAGCGTGATATCCTACTAGCAATTAGCCCCGGAAGGGCGCGGCTCAACAGAACCGCGCGTTCGGTAGCGGCGGGTATCCTACGATCGAAGGACGCGGGCACCTTGGGAGGCGGCTATTCAGTGCCTGCGTGTCATCCCTCAGGGAGTTTCAAGAATGAAGTGTCCGCACCTCACCGCCCGTCTTGCTAGTACGTTTGGCCTTCCCCCTATCCGCATGATGGCAGGAACCAGCCTCGTAGCTGTAGGGATGCTTCTCGCTTCGACAGCGTCAGCGCAGTCGGTAGCTGGGGGCCGCGACCGAGGTAGCAACAGCCTAGCCGTCGGGGCGGGCGCGCGGTCGGTCACGCAGGCGACGGCAATTGGGGTCCGGGCACGGGCCGCGGGTACTTCCTCTACTGCAATTGGTAATCGGGCCGATGCCCGAACCCGGAGCGTTGCCATTGGCGCCGATGCGCAAGCGCGTTCGACCTCGAGCGTTGCGATTGGCGAGGGATCAAGAGCATCCGGTACCCGCTCGGTAGCGATTGGCGCCGATTCGGTAGCGCTGAGCAGCGACGACAATTCAGCCTCGTTCGGCAATGCCACGCTCAAACGCCGCGTCATAAACATTGCCGACGGGGTGGCAGCCACCGACGCCGCGTCGGTCAGGCAGGTAACAGCGGGGGACGCCGCGACCCTGGGGGCGGCGCAGGGCTATGCCGACATTGGCGATGCTGCGATGCTGGCTGCGGCCAACAGCCATGCTGATGCCGCGGCGGCGACGACGCTCGCCTCGGCGCAGGCGTTCGCCGCAGCAGGAGATAGCGAGACGCTTTCTTCCGCGCGGGATTATGCGGACTCCGGGGACGTGGCTACGCTCGTCTCGGCGCAGGACTACGCCCGCGCCGGGGACGTGGCTACGCTCGCCAGCGCTCGCACGTACAGCGATCAAGTCGGTGCGCAAACGCTCTCGCTGGCCAACGCGTACACTAACGAGCGGATCGCTGGACTGAAGTTCGATCTTGATCGCATGGGAGACCGCGCAGATGCTGGCGTCGCCGCTGCGATGGCGGGCGCGAACATTCCCCAGGCGGTCGAACCGGGTCGAACCACGATTGGAATCGGGGCGGGAACGTGGCGTGGTCAGCAGGCGGTCGCGTTCGGTGCGTCCCATATGCTGAGCGGCGGCCATGTGGCAATTCGCGGCAGCGCCAGCTTGAGCGGTCACAAGGGTTCCGGCGGGGGCATGGGGATTGGCTTCAGCTTCTAAGGGCGCAGCCCCTCTCGCGGCAGAGACGGGTCTCCCATCCGACGGACCGGCGAGTGCTATCGAAAATACCATCAGATGCTTGTATGCTGTGGTATTTCAACGATCCGACTGGGATGTGTACGCCGCCTCGGCGCCGGCGAAGGCCTTCCGGATCGGGGGCGACGAGTTTGCGATCATCTGGGAGACGCTGGAGGACCTTCGGGACATCTCGGGCACGGCGCAGCGGCTTCTCGATTGCCTTGCCGAGCCGGCGTCATGTGACGGGCATCTGGTCTCTCCACCGGCGACGATCGGCGGCGCCGTGCTGGGAATTGAGGATACAACTGTCGAAACCGTCCGACAAAAAGCGGACTTCGCGCTTTATCACGCCAAGGAGACGGGCCGGGGCGGGTTTGTCCGCTATTGGCCCGGAATCGGGACCGCGATCACGAACGACTGACGGCCATCCGCGACCTTGGGGACGCCCTTCGCGCAAACCGCGTCGAGGCTTATTATCAGCCGATCTTCCGCCTCGACACGCGCGAAATCGTCGGCGTCGAAGCACTATGCCGCCTGATCACGCCGGAGGGCGACATCATTCCCGCCGCGGCCTTCAGCGATGCGGCCTCGGACGCGCAGATCGCCTGCTCGCTTACGGAGCGTATGCTCGAGCGTATCGTTGCGGACATCAGGAGTTGGCTCGATCTTGGCATTCCGGTCCAGCACGTCGGCTTGAATGTGTCCTATGCCGACGTTCACCGCGGCAAGCTCGGCGGCAAGCTCGGCGGCCAGCTCAGCGCCGCGTTCGCGGCGGCCAACGTGCCGCTCCAGCACCTCATCGTCGAGATCACTGAGAATGTTTATGGGACGCCGCGACCATGTCATCGCGCGCGAAATCAAGGCGATGCGAGCGCTAGGGCTGCGCGTTGCGCTCGACGACTTCGGAACCGGTTTCGCGTCGCTGACCCATCTGCTGACGGTCCCGGTGGATGTCCTCAAGATCGATAAGAGCTGCGTCGACAGCCTCTCGCCGGGGAACCCCAGCAGTGTGATCGTCGGAGGACTTTTGAGCATAGCCGAACAGCTCGGCATCCGCGTGGTTGCCGAGGGGATAGAAACGGAAAGCCAGGCCGCGCAACTGAGCGCATTCGGCTGTGTCTTGGGGCAAGGTTATTTGTTCTCACCGGCCGTCGATCGCGATGCTATGACCGATCTGCTGCTTCGGTTGGGGCAGCCACTGCCCGCCGAAACGCCGTCGGTGGCCACGGAAAGTGCGCGCACCGGTGGTACGGCTGCCGGTGCCAATCAGCGCACGCCTCCTGACGCACAGGGGGCGGTGAGGCGCCGGGCGTAAGCCCCTGCCACCGCAAAGCCAGTTCAACCTCGCGGCTCATTGGATGGCCATAGAAGGGGTCCAAACGACCATCGCCACCTTTGCCCGGGCCCAGGCTGCGCCGGATAACGCCGGGGCACCTGCTTAGGCTCGGTCACGCTCCACATCCTTCTGCCAGCTCAGAATTAGCAGACGGGCACGGCGACCTACTCGAAACAGCAATAGCCGTGCTCCTCGATCAGGGCGATTGCCTCCTGCTCGTCGGCCGCCGTGCCGTCCAACGAATGGAATCGCACCAGCGTCCACGGGTCAAGCTCGGCGGGAAGGTTGCTTCCCTGCTCGTCGATCGTCAGCGCATGCAGTCTGTCGGAATTCGAGAAGAGCCAAGCGTCCATCCCGATCCCTATTCATGTCACGCATCGCCAGCGTCAACATGGACGGCCAACGAGGCGCCCCGCCGGCGCCTTGCATATTGCGGGCGCCGGCAACTGCGATGCCGACCAGATTCGACGCGAAGGCGCATTTGGGCAATACGGCGCGCGATGACGACGATCGAAACCTATCTGGCCAATGCCGCAGCCCAGCGCGCGGCAGCCGAAAACACCGACCTGCCGAACCGCCGCGCGATGCATGAGCGCTCCGCGGTCACTTGGGAAACCATGGCCCGCGCCGCCGAGGATACGCTCGGCAGGGCGGCCGTGAACCTGGCCTCGAAAATGAGCGCCGCGGGCTGACTGCGCTGCTAAGCTAAGCTAAGCTAAGCTAAGCTAAGCTAAGCTGAACTGGTCGCAGCAGGCACGGCGCCCGCGATCGACTGCGGCTTCAGCTGTGAGCTTGCCGCTTGTCGTCTCGCACGGGAGTAAATCCGCCGTGACTGCCGGCCCTGCTATCGCGTAGCTTTAAGCAGAGCCGAAGCGGCGCCGAAGCCGACCTCCGCTCTTTCACCAAGCGGTGCATCGGAAGAAACGCACGGCCTCATTGCCCGAGTTGGCGAACGCGTGGACCTGGGCACTGTCGAACACATGGTTCGCCGCACTCAGCTCGATCGTCTCAGTCTCGAGTTCGAGTGTGAGCCTTCCCGCGACCACGAAGATCATCACATGCCATCCAGCCGGGTCGGCCGCGGCCTGGTAGCGTTCGCCCGGCTCGAGCCGCCATTCCCATAGCTCGACCTCGCGCCGGACATCGATGCTCCATCGCAATACGCCTTCGCCGCCTTGCTCGCCGCTCCAGCCGGCCCGGTCAATTCGGGCGGTGCGCGAGGCCGATGGGTCTGCGACGAGATCGGCGAGGGTGGCATTGAGGGCGATACCGATGCGGTCGAGCGTTGCGGTGCTGACGCTGGTCGCACCATTCTCGATCCCGCCAACCATGCGCAGGCTGACGCCGGAAGCTTCCGCCAGGACTTTCTGGCTCATGCCAGCGGCGATGCGACGTAAACGCACATTTGCGGCTACGTGCGTGAGAAAAGACGAGGTGACTTGACTAGGCAAAATATTGCCTCCACGGGCTAAGGCAGTATTTTGCTTACCGGGCTTTGACGATGATGCCTATTCCCTTGTGGGGCCGACTTATTCTCGCTGGCGCATGTCTGCTTGCCGCGCCGGCGTTGGCCGACACGCCGGCGCCGGATACCTCGCTTACGAAGGTTGCCGCGCGGGAGGATCTGGAACTCGCGATTTCCGCCGTCGAGGCAGCCATACCGAACATCTACTGGCATCAAAGCCGCCGCGCATGGGCGGCGGCTAAAGCCAAAGCGCGCGCGGGTGTCGCGCGCGTCAGCGACAGTGAGGGTCTTTGGCGCGTCATGCGTCCGCTGCTCGGCCAGATCGGCGAAGGGCATCTCAGCGTCCAGCTGAGCGATGCCATGAGCCAGGGTTACAGGGGGGCGCCGCGTTTTCCGCTGGATCTGCTGTGGACCGAGCGGGGTGCGTTCGTGCTCGCCGGCCATGGTGCCGCGGCGGATATCCCCAAGGGCACGCGGCTGATCTCCGTCGACGGCGTCCGCGATGCCGACCTGCTGCGCGAGATGGTGGCGGTCACCCCGCATGATGGTGTGATCCGCACCGCCACGATGCGCACCGTCTCGGGACGGGGTTTCTCGTCGATCCTGTACAGATTGCGCGGGGCGCAGTCGCACTTCCATGTCGTGCTCGAAGGCGCTGGCGGACGGATCGAACGCGACTTCCCGGCGGTGTCTCCGCTTGCACGGCCCCCAGAGGCCGCAGACCCGGCGCCGCTGCCGACGCTCGAATGGCTCGATGACCACACCGTCTATCTGAACGTGCCGACCTTCAGCAATGCCCGGCTGCGCAAGGTGGGAACGACCTTTCCCGACGCGATCCAAAGGATATTCGCCGAGATCGAGCGGCGTGGTGCGAGGGATCTTATCCTCGATTTGCGCGAGAATGGCGGCGGGTCGGAGCCCAACGAGAGCATCCTGTTCTCCTACCTCGTCGAAAAGCCGCTGCACAAATATGCCGCGGTGGAGGCACGCGCACGTCGCATTGTCGTGACCAGCCTCAGCGGGAAGCGCTTCGAGACCGAGGTTTTTGATGACGATGACAAGGACCCCCAACGCCAGATTCAGGGCGGGCGCTGGACGCGTCTGAACACGCCCCCGAACGGTCTGATGTCGCGGTGGACGGCGTTCGCTCCGATCTTTCACGGGCGTCTCGTCGTGCTGGCAGGCGGCGAGACCTTTTCAGGCGGCGCGGAACTCGCTTCGATGCTTCGTCACACGGAGCGCGCAGTGTTCGTCGGAGAAGAAGTCGGCGGCGCTTACGAAGGCAATACCAGCGGCTATCGCTGGAATCTCGAACTTCCCAACAGCGGGATGAAAATCGCGATTCCGCTGCTGCAGTTCCGCATGAAGTGGGCGGGTCGGCGTTCGCATGGGCGCGGCGTGCTGCCCGACTGTCCGGCACCGCCTGAAGCGATGCAAGCCAACGAGCGGCGGGATCACGCTTGGCGGGTCGCGGTCGCGCTTCTTCGGCAAGACTGGCAGACGCCGCGGCGCGCACTCTGCCCGCAAACCGACTGAGCTAGCGGTGGGACGGGTGGGGACCTGCAGTGGGCTATTTTGAGGCAACCGCGCTCAGTTTCGCCAGTTCCCCATTCGAAAGGATCTGACGATGCCCCTGAAACTCGAAGGGTCGTGCCGCTGCGGATGGGTTCGCTTTTCCGCCGACAGCCACGCGCCCGTACCGTTCATGCGCTGCTATTGCTCGATCTGCCGGAAAACCGCCGGGGGAGGCGGGTACGCGATCAATCTTCACGCCGACAAGCGGACGCTGGCGATCGAAGGTGAGACCGCGGTCTTCCATGCGGAGCTTGATGACGGGGAGGGCGGGTGCACCGTCAGCACCGGCGAGCGGCATTTCTGCGCCAAATGCGCCAGCGCGCTATGGGTGTTCAGCCCGGAATATCCTGATCTCTTCCATCCCTTCGCTTCAGCAATCGACAGCCAGCTGCCCAAAGCTCCGTCCCGCGTCCATATGATGCTCGCCTCGAAGGCATCCTGGGTCGAGCCCGTTTTTGGCTCCGACGACCAGTGTTTCGAGGAGTATCCCGAGTACGCGCTCGAAGATTGGCACCGGGCGCGGGGCTTGTGGATCGACTAGATCCTGCGGTCGCGATGGCTGCGGAGACTGGCCGCGTCCCGGAGCATTGCCGACGGAAAGTTGACATTGGTCGGGGCCGTCCCCGTGTCCCGCACGGGCAAGCAGAGCAAGCCGCGTCCATACCGCTTCACGTTCAATTTCCAGGGCGGGTTGTGACGGTGGCACCTGCGACCCGGTCCCACGTTCAACACGCGCCGAGAAACCATGCCAGGAGAATAGAATGAAGATGAACCCGCGAGTTGCCCTCGTCATCGGTATCGTGCTGCTCGCGGTCGGTGCATTCATCACCTTTGGCAACGCGCCGCCGAAAGCGGATCCCGTTAGCGCCGCGGCCTGTCGAGAACGGTTCAAGGACCAAGGCCAGGAGATGCTCGATCGCTGCGACGAAGCGGCCTTTGCCACGGCGATGACCGCGGCCGATGCCAATCAGGCAGCCGCGTCGATCAGCGCCAGCAACAATCAGGAGGTCGGCGGCAACGCTCTCGGCATGTTCCTGCTCGGCATCGGCCTTGTTCTCACGCTGGCGGGCGGGGTCGCCTGGATGAAGCAATCCGGCGACGGGGCAGGGGAACCTCGCAAATGATGCTGTCTGCATTACTCCTTCTCGCTGTGTCACCGGAAGGTGCCGCCGCCCTTCCGGAACACGATCCGACCGAAGCCGCCCTGCAGCGTTGCATTGCTGCTCCGGCAAACGCGTCGACCGCCGGGCAGACCGAATGCGAAGCTCAGGCGTCAAGCGATTACGACCGGCGATTGAACGTGGCATATACGTCACTGACGCGCCGACTTTCGGCGGCTGCGGCAACCCGGTTGCGGACGGCGCAGCGCGCCTGGCTGTCGTTCCGATCTGCTGACGGAGAAGCCCGTTCAGCCCTTTACGCGACGCGCAA
Protein-coding regions in this window:
- a CDS encoding diguanylate cyclase domain-containing protein encodes the protein MVFQRSDWDVYAASAPAKAFRIGGDEFAIIWETLEDLRDISGTAQRLLDCLAEPASCDGHLVSPPATIGGAVLGIEDTTVETVRQKADFALYHAKETGRGGFVRYWPGIGTAITND
- a CDS encoding helix-turn-helix domain-containing protein; amino-acid sequence: MSQKVLAEASGVSLRMVGGIENGATSVSTATLDRIGIALNATLADLVADPSASRTARIDRAGWSGEQGGEGVLRWSIDVRREVELWEWRLEPGERYQAAADPAGWHVMIFVVAGRLTLELETETIELSAANHVFDSAQVHAFANSGNEAVRFFRCTAW
- a CDS encoding YadA C-terminal domain-containing protein, which produces MAATDAASVRQVTAGDAATLGAAQGYADIGDAAMLAAANSHADAAAATTLASAQAFAAAGDSETLSSARDYADSGDVATLVSAQDYARAGDVATLASARTYSDQVGAQTLSLANAYTNERIAGLKFDLDRMGDRADAGVAAAMAGANIPQAVEPGRTTIGIGAGTWRGQQAVAFGASHMLSGGHVAIRGSASLSGHKGSGGGMGIGFSF
- a CDS encoding lysozyme inhibitor LprI family protein, giving the protein MMLSALLLLAVSPEGAAALPEHDPTEAALQRCIAAPANASTAGQTECEAQASSDYDRRLNVAYTSLTRRLSAAAATRLRTAQRAWLSFRSADGEARSALYATRKGTMYVPMQAGAATNIIRDRALQLENDLRVMTIDG
- a CDS encoding GFA family protein; this translates as MPLKLEGSCRCGWVRFSADSHAPVPFMRCYCSICRKTAGGGGYAINLHADKRTLAIEGETAVFHAELDDGEGGCTVSTGERHFCAKCASALWVFSPEYPDLFHPFASAIDSQLPKAPSRVHMMLASKASWVEPVFGSDDQCFEEYPEYALEDWHRARGLWID
- a CDS encoding EAL domain-containing protein, translated to MGRRDHVIAREIKAMRALGLRVALDDFGTGFASLTHLLTVPVDVLKIDKSCVDSLSPGNPSSVIVGGLLSIAEQLGIRVVAEGIETESQAAQLSAFGCVLGQGYLFSPAVDRDAMTDLLLRLGQPLPAETPSVATESARTGGTAAGANQRTPPDAQGAVRRRA
- a CDS encoding S41 family peptidase — encoded protein: MADTPAPDTSLTKVAAREDLELAISAVEAAIPNIYWHQSRRAWAAAKAKARAGVARVSDSEGLWRVMRPLLGQIGEGHLSVQLSDAMSQGYRGAPRFPLDLLWTERGAFVLAGHGAAADIPKGTRLISVDGVRDADLLREMVAVTPHDGVIRTATMRTVSGRGFSSILYRLRGAQSHFHVVLEGAGGRIERDFPAVSPLARPPEAADPAPLPTLEWLDDHTVYLNVPTFSNARLRKVGTTFPDAIQRIFAEIERRGARDLILDLRENGGGSEPNESILFSYLVEKPLHKYAAVEARARRIVVTSLSGKRFETEVFDDDDKDPQRQIQGGRWTRLNTPPNGLMSRWTAFAPIFHGRLVVLAGGETFSGGAELASMLRHTERAVFVGEEVGGAYEGNTSGYRWNLELPNSGMKIAIPLLQFRMKWAGRRSHGRGVLPDCPAPPEAMQANERRDHAWRVAVALLRQDWQTPRRALCPQTD